One Marmota flaviventris isolate mMarFla1 chromosome 16, mMarFla1.hap1, whole genome shotgun sequence DNA segment encodes these proteins:
- the LOC139702162 gene encoding basic proline-rich protein-like, with protein sequence MGPAPLGPSPSDPAFLGTAPPGSAPLGPATPVSYSPCPCSPGLNSPLALLPWAVLPLVLLPLGPAPPGPAPSGPASLGLAPSGPAPSGCVPPGPAPLGHAPLGHAPPWTCSPGPYSLWSCSAWALLLLALLPLVLFLGPTPSVPAPPGAILRGPAPLGPVPLGPAPSGPALLGPAPPGPAHMGPALPGPNPLAMLPLALLPWTQLSWALLPQALLPWALLLQGPALLCSASPGPCSPWSCSPWALLSQAFPPCSLLLRGPAPTGPAPPGTAVPRPFSLWPCSLWPFYAWLCSPWLCSPGPCSSGTCSPLPYSPGPCIHLSFFPWPCSPWALLFLALIPWLCSPWPCSLGPCSSWACSPVLYSPWALLHLGPVPPGLAPHGPCSRSPSPPVHCFLWACSPWPCSLLPCFLWACSPWYCSSWAILPLALLPLALQFPWALLPLDLTPPSPAPPGPAPQGPALLVPASPGPATLGPAPPGPSSPWALLPMGLLHMGGATLGPATPDPCFSCALLLLALLSWALLQPGLRSPLGSAPPESCSPLALLSMVLVFQAPLPLALLPMALFPLALLPLILFPWALLLLALLPWALLPLVLLPMSPASLVLLHLALLPVGSAPPSPDLLGPAPPILLSLGPAPPVLLSWTLFHLALLPWDQLPPVLYPWALLSLVLHPLGPDFPGPHSPGP encoded by the coding sequence atgggccctgctcccctgggacctTCTCCCTCTGATCCTGCTTTCCTGGGCActgctccccctggctctgctcccctgggccctgctacCCCTGTGTCCTACTcaccctgtccctgctcccctgggctgaACTCCCCCCTGGCCCTACTCCCCTGGGCTGTGCTTCCTCTTGTCCTGCtacccctgggccctgctcctcctggccctgctccctctggtcctgcttcaCTGGGCCTCgctccctctggccctgctccctctggctgtgttccccctggccctgctcccctgggccatgctcccTTGGGCCATGCTCCCCCTTggacctgctcccctgggccatactccctctggtcctgctccgcctgggccctgctcctcctggccctgctccctctggtcctgttcCTGGGCCccactccctctgtccctgctccccctggtgCTATTCTCcgtggccctgctcccctgggccctgttcccctgggccctgctccctctggtcctgctttacttggccctgctccccctggccctgctcataTGGGCCCTGCTCTTCCTGGCCCTAATCCCCTGGCcatgctccccctggccctgctcccctggaccCAGCTCTCTTGGGCCCTGcttccccaggccctgctcccctgggccctactCCTCCAGGGCCCTGCTCTTCTGTGCTCTGCTtcccctgggccatgctccccCTGGTcttgctccccatgggccctgctctccCAGGCATTTCCCCCCTGTTCCCTGCTTCTCCGGGGACCTGCACCCacaggccctgctccccctggtacTGCTGTCCCTCGGCCCTtctccctctggccctgctccctctggcccTTTTatgcctggctctgctccccctggctctgctcccctgggccctgctcctctggGACCTGCTCCCCCTTGCCCTATTCCCCTGGGCCCTGCATCCACTTGTCCTTcttcccctggccctgctccccatgggccctgctcttcctagccctaatcccctggctctgctccccctggccctgctcactTGGGCCATGCTCCTCCTGGGCCTGCTCCCCTGTTCTCTACTCCCCCTGGGCTCTTCTCCACCTGGGCCCTGTTCCCCCTGGTcttgctccccatgggccctgttCCCGGAgcccttctccccctgttcaCTGCTTCCTCTGggcctgctccccctggccctgctccctcttaCCCTGTTTCCTCTGGGCCTGCTCCCCATGGTACTGCTCTTCCTGGGCCATTCTCCCCCTGGCACTGCTCCCCCTGGCACTCCAatttccctgggccctgctcccccttgaCCTTACTCCTCCTagtcctgctccccctggccctgctccccagggccctgctctcctggtccCTGCTTCCCCTGGTCCTGcaaccctgggccctgctccccctggtccctcctccccgtgggccctgctccccatgggctTGCTCCACATGGGTGGTGCTACCCTGGGCCCTGCTACCCCTGATCCCTGCTTCTCatgtgccctgctcctcctggccctgctctcctgggccctacTCCAACCTGGGCTCCGCTCCCCTCTGGGCTCCGCTCCCCCTGAGTCCTGCTCCCCCTTGGCCCTGCTCTCTATGGTCCTGGTTTTCCAGGCCCCgctccctctggccctgctccccatggccctgttccccctggccctgctccctctgatcCTGTTCCCCTGGGCcttgctcctcctggccctgcttccctgggccctgctccccctggtcctgctcCCCATGAGCCCTGCTTCCCTGGTCCTTCTCCACCTGGCCCTACTCCCTGTGGGCTCTGCACCCCCTAGCCCTgatctcctgggccctgctcccccgatcctcctctccctgggccctgctcccccggTCCTGCTCTCCTGGACCCTGTTccacctggccctgctcccctgggaccAACTCCCCCCAGTCCTCtatccctgggccctgctctccctGGTTCTTCACCCCCTGGGCCCTGATTTCCCTGGACCCCACTCCCCTGGGCCCTGA